TTACTCATTATACAAAATAAAAGTTGGATAAAAAAGAAAATATATAATTTAGGTGAAAAACTTAAAAAATTCGCAATAAAATGAGAGGTTTGAAATGAGAAATATATTTGCAATATTATTTGGATTATTAGTTATGGCTATTTTTTCAAATAATAGAAGAGATGGTGGTAGTGGAATTATTATTAGAATAATAATATTGATATTTACATTAGTATTCTTTTTACCCTTTATAGCTTTTATAATATTTTTAGTATTAGTAGGTTATTTGGTAATGAAATTGACTGGTTTTAAAATTAATACATACACGTATACTGATGATGATTTTAAAAATTATACTAGATATAATAATTATGAACAAAGTAATGGATATAATAACTACAATAACACTTACACTAATATTAAGAGTGAATATGAAAAAGCTTGTGAATACTTAGGAGTAAAGACAACAGATTCTTTTGATGTAAAGAAAAAGGCTAGAAATACTATGCTTAAAAAATATCATCCAGATTTTTACCAAGATGAAAAAGAAAAAGAAAGAGCAACAGAAGTTACAAATAAGATTAATAATGCATGGGATATTATAGAGAGATATGAAGGAGTAAAATAAAAAGACTAGAATAAATCTAGTCTTTATTTTTTTAGTACGGTTAATTTGTTGAATACCTCTCAAACTCTTATAAATACATTGTTTTTATATTTAAAATGGCGTACCTAGTAGGAGTCGAACCCGCAACCTTTTGATCCGTAGTCAAACGCTCTATCCAATTGAGCTATAGGTACATATAAAAAAATGGCGGACAAGGTGGGATTTGAACCCACGATCCAGGTTTATGCCCGGATGCTTCCTTAGCAGGGAAGTGTATTCGGCCTCTCTACCACTTATCCACACAATATCTCTTAAGACTTAATAATTATACTATAATTTTTTTGTAATGTCAATAAAAAATATGATATAATAAATAAAACCTAAAAATATGATATAATAAATAAAACCTAAATTAAAATAGTAAGTGTCCAAAAATAACTTGAAAAAAAATTGGATATACAGTACAATCATAAACGTCTAAATCAATTGAAAGGAACTGTATACCCATGACTAATAATAATACAAAAATAGAAAATAATAAAGAGCTAAATTACAAACATTTAAATTATGTTGATAGAGTAATAATAGAACACGAATTAAAACAAGTTAATATGCTAAATATAACTAAGTTTGTTTCAAATCCAACAACTTCAAACAAAAAATTTTTTGGTAACGTTTTAAAAAGGATAGCTAAAATCTTAAATAAATCTCTAAAAACTATAAAAAGAGAAATAAAAAGAGGTACTGTTGAACAATTAGATTATATGCATAATAAGATTTTAATCTACTCTAAGGATACATCTAACCTTAGGTATACTAATAGTATCACTAATAAGAAAATTTCTCTTAAAATTGAAAATAATGAGGATTTAATTAAAGATATTGTTAAATTATTAAAACAAAAATACTCTCCTTATGCAATTATTGTTAAATTAAGTGAAAAGTATGAGATAAATTTTACTGTTCAAACACTATACAATTACATAAATAGTTCTTTTTTTGAAAGCTATGGTTACAAGAAAGAGAGTAATACTATCATCTATAAAAGCAAAGGTATTAAGACACACAAAAAGGCTGTTACTAAATTTGGAGGATTGAGCATAGATGAAAGAACTGATATAATAAATAATAGGGAGGAATTAGTTCATTGGGAGATAGATAGTGTAGTTGGACTTAGAGAAGGTTCTGGAAAATCAATAATGACTTTAGCTGAGAGAAAGGCAAGAATTAATATTGTTTGTTTACTTGCTTCAAAAACAAATGAAAATGTAATAAAAGAGGTTAAGAAAATAATAAAGAGTAATAAATATTTAATAAAATCAATAACATCTGATAATGGAGCTGAATTTTCTAATGTAAAGGCAATAAGTGATTTGGGTGTTGATTGGTATTTTGCACATCCATATTGCTCTAATGAAAGAGGAAGTAATGAAAACAATAATAAAATGGTAAGAAGATTTGTTCCTAAAGGAACATCTATGAATCATTTAACAAAAAAAGATGTTAAATGCATTGAAGATTTCATGAATAATTATCCAAGAAAAATTTTCAATTCTTTAACATCTCTAAAAGTTTATGATAGTCTGTTAAATCTAGCTTAGTTAGATTTTTGGACACTTACTATTTTAATTTATGGAAAAAAGGAAGGTGATATATATGAAAAAAATGGTAGATACACATATGCATCTTTATTCTGAGCTATATAATGAAAATAGAGATGAAATAATAAAGGATATTGAAAAAAACTTATTATTTGCTGTAAATATATCTTGTGATTTAGAAAGTACCTTTCAAAGTATTGAACTATCGGATAGATATGATTTTATGTATTCTACTGTAGGTTATCATCCATGCGATATTTCTAAATATAATGAAGAGGATTTTAATAAGATGATTGATTTTGCTAAAAATAATAATAAAATTGTAGCAATAGGAGAAATAGGACTTGATTATTATTGGATGAATGATCCTAAAGAAGTACAAGAAAAATATTTTAGATTACAAATTGAAAAGGCTATAGAATTAGATATGCCTATTGTTGTACATACAAGAGATGCTTTAGAAGATACTATTAGAATAATTAATGATTATCCAAAACTACGTGGTATTTTACATTGTTTTCCAGGAACTTATGAAATGGTAGAACACTTATTAGATAGATTCTATATAGGTATAGGGGGCACTGTAACTTTTAAAAATAATAAAGTTACTCATGAATTAGTGAGAAATTTAAATTTAGATAAGATTGTTATTGAAACTGATTCACCATATTTAACACCTTCCCCTTTTAGAGGTAAATTAAATAATCCTATATATGTAAAATATGTTGTTGAAAAAATTTCTGAACTAAAAGGTTTAACAGTAGAAGAAGTGATAAATAAAACAAATGAAAATGCAATGAAGGTGTATGATATATGTATAAAATAGGTGTAGATATAGTAAATGTGTCTAGGATTAAAAAAGCCATTTTGAACAATGAATATTTCTTAAAAAAAGTTTTTAGTGAAAAAGAAATTGAATATTGTGAGAAAAGAAAAAATAAATATGAGTCATATAGTGCTAGATTTGCTGCTAAGGAAGCCTATTTGAAGGCTATAGGAACTGGTATAGTAGATATTAATCTAAATAAGATAGAAATAGTAAATTTAGAGTCAGGAAAACCAAATTTATATGTTAATGATGAAATGATAGACGGAGATGTATCACTTAGTCATACTGAAGATACAGCAATTGCATATGTAATTATAAAAAGTAGCATTTGATTATGCTACTTTTCTTCATATCCTAATTTTTTTGATATTTTTTTTGAACACTCTTTTATTTTTTCAACAAAAAAGATTTTGAGTTTTCTTTTTCAGA
This window of the Streptobacillus felis genome carries:
- a CDS encoding J domain-containing protein, which encodes MRNIFAILFGLLVMAIFSNNRRDGGSGIIIRIIILIFTLVFFLPFIAFIIFLVLVGYLVMKLTGFKINTYTYTDDDFKNYTRYNNYEQSNGYNNYNNTYTNIKSEYEKACEYLGVKTTDSFDVKKKARNTMLKKYHPDFYQDEKEKERATEVTNKINNAWDIIERYEGVK
- a CDS encoding TatD family hydrolase; the protein is MKKMVDTHMHLYSELYNENRDEIIKDIEKNLLFAVNISCDLESTFQSIELSDRYDFMYSTVGYHPCDISKYNEEDFNKMIDFAKNNNKIVAIGEIGLDYYWMNDPKEVQEKYFRLQIEKAIELDMPIVVHTRDALEDTIRIINDYPKLRGILHCFPGTYEMVEHLLDRFYIGIGGTVTFKNNKVTHELVRNLNLDKIVIETDSPYLTPSPFRGKLNNPIYVKYVVEKISELKGLTVEEVINKTNENAMKVYDICIK
- a CDS encoding IS30 family transposase, which codes for MTNNNTKIENNKELNYKHLNYVDRVIIEHELKQVNMLNITKFVSNPTTSNKKFFGNVLKRIAKILNKSLKTIKREIKRGTVEQLDYMHNKILIYSKDTSNLRYTNSITNKKISLKIENNEDLIKDIVKLLKQKYSPYAIIVKLSEKYEINFTVQTLYNYINSSFFESYGYKKESNTIIYKSKGIKTHKKAVTKFGGLSIDERTDIINNREELVHWEIDSVVGLREGSGKSIMTLAERKARINIVCLLASKTNENVIKEVKKIIKSNKYLIKSITSDNGAEFSNVKAISDLGVDWYFAHPYCSNERGSNENNNKMVRRFVPKGTSMNHLTKKDVKCIEDFMNNYPRKIFNSLTSLKVYDSLLNLA
- the acpS gene encoding holo-ACP synthase, which encodes MYKIGVDIVNVSRIKKAILNNEYFLKKVFSEKEIEYCEKRKNKYESYSARFAAKEAYLKAIGTGIVDINLNKIEIVNLESGKPNLYVNDEMIDGDVSLSHTEDTAIAYVIIKSSI